Proteins encoded in a region of the Cupriavidus pauculus genome:
- a CDS encoding type II and III secretion system protein family protein yields MSSQNRAARNAASQGRVLVWLIGVAMAAPYLPARAATATATEGASQPNASGVVRGVPGSVKPEAATLAMVTPTPVTAGARAQYEIVLFRGEVRVVDVPGTIKRVAVGDGSLVSSTVVDRRLVLLAEKAGVTSLVIWNEAGIAMHVRVRVTDQDLGDAADQMRVALSPFVRKLEITQRGGSVIVRGYVHPERKDDARAVVERFRMATNLIQTEDGGPIKKAVMFKVHIMEITKTGLENIGISWDQQINGPQASVAGNAVHTGRYRTVPPIQSGSPYDSIPGSVNGAAGGVFLGIATSIFSKINLAVSRGEAYVLAAPELNTRSGGTASFLAGGEVPIPLAGALGAQTVIYKQYGIKLDVKPAVDGDNVISTSLGTEISQIDPSLSVNGYPAFLTRRTSSELTLRPGETIAMSGLVQAQASSAVDKLPLLGDIPVLGQLFRSTNFRSNKSDLVIFVTPVLYDPAEPMAADVMNRGESIDRNFRYENGDPSPLPEIDRRREQEIDREKRHGQLLEQPAPDAAAAQYRGG; encoded by the coding sequence ATGTCCAGTCAAAACAGAGCCGCCCGCAACGCGGCCAGCCAGGGTAGGGTCCTCGTGTGGTTGATCGGCGTGGCGATGGCCGCGCCGTACCTGCCGGCCCGCGCGGCCACGGCCACCGCAACCGAAGGCGCGAGTCAGCCCAATGCGAGCGGCGTGGTGCGCGGCGTTCCGGGCAGCGTGAAGCCAGAAGCCGCGACGCTTGCCATGGTCACGCCAACGCCCGTGACGGCGGGCGCGCGCGCCCAGTACGAGATCGTGCTGTTCCGCGGCGAAGTGCGCGTGGTGGATGTGCCGGGCACCATCAAGCGCGTGGCCGTCGGCGACGGCAGCCTCGTCAGCAGCACCGTGGTCGATCGTCGCCTCGTGCTGCTGGCGGAAAAGGCGGGTGTCACGAGCCTGGTGATCTGGAACGAAGCGGGCATCGCGATGCATGTGCGCGTGCGCGTCACCGATCAGGACCTCGGCGATGCGGCCGATCAGATGCGCGTGGCGCTGTCGCCGTTCGTGCGCAAGCTCGAGATCACGCAGCGCGGCGGATCCGTCATCGTGCGCGGCTATGTGCATCCGGAACGCAAGGACGATGCGCGGGCGGTGGTCGAGCGGTTCCGCATGGCGACCAACCTGATCCAGACCGAGGACGGCGGGCCCATCAAGAAGGCCGTGATGTTCAAGGTCCATATCATGGAGATCACGAAGACCGGGCTCGAGAATATCGGCATCTCGTGGGACCAGCAGATCAACGGCCCGCAGGCGTCGGTGGCCGGTAATGCCGTGCACACGGGCCGTTACCGCACGGTGCCGCCGATCCAGAGCGGCTCGCCGTACGACTCCATTCCGGGCTCGGTCAACGGCGCGGCCGGCGGGGTGTTCCTCGGCATCGCCACGTCGATCTTCTCGAAGATCAATCTCGCGGTGAGCCGCGGCGAAGCCTACGTGCTGGCCGCGCCCGAACTCAACACGCGCAGCGGCGGCACCGCGAGCTTCCTCGCGGGCGGCGAGGTGCCGATTCCGCTCGCGGGCGCGCTTGGCGCGCAGACCGTGATCTACAAGCAGTACGGCATCAAGCTCGACGTCAAGCCCGCGGTCGATGGGGACAACGTCATCAGCACGTCGCTCGGTACCGAGATCAGCCAGATCGACCCGTCGCTGTCCGTCAACGGCTATCCGGCGTTCCTGACGCGGCGCACGTCGTCGGAACTCACGCTCCGGCCGGGCGAGACCATCGCGATGTCGGGCCTCGTGCAGGCACAGGCCAGCAGTGCGGTGGACAAGCTGCCGCTGCTCGGGGACATCCCCGTGCTGGGCCAGCTGTTCCGCTCGACGAATTTCCGCAGCAACAAGAGCGACCTCGTGATCTTCGTGACGCCGGTGCTGTACGACCCGGCGGAGCCCATGGCCGCGGACGTGATGAACCGCGGCGAATCGATCGATCGCAACTTCCGGTACGAGAACGGGGATCCGAGCCCGCTGCCGGAGATCGACCGCCGCCGCGAGCAGGAGATCGATCGCGAGAAGCGCCATGGCCAGTTGCTGGAGCAACCGGCACCCGATGCCGCGGCCGCGCAGTACCGCGGAGGCTGA
- a CDS encoding transglycosylase SLT domain-containing protein, with the protein MRGIAAVRVVASLMACAALLFPTLARAEVTTVRAHGVTWLQGGGAVQPIRSAPRARAGGPMMVSLTRGNDRDHGRPDSGPAIDSASGSNIRAHLGPDIRANLGPDIRANLGPAIRANLGPDIRASIGPDIRANLGPNIRANLGPDIRANLGPDIRANLGPDIRTSIGPDIRANLGPNIRANLGPNLVHNIGSYSGSPNGPAIRPNTDPGSNPDTDPDSDPNTDADSEVAAVPFIGLPGLASMFPAPAPRTGDLLRTVLPFVTQAASDNRLDPALLLAVIHAESGFNPAALSPKGAVGLMQLMPATAGRYGEPDPRDPARNVRAGAAHLRYLIGRYGDLPLALAAYNAGEGAVERHGLQIPPYAETQQYVPRVMALYRGYQARLPNPLNP; encoded by the coding sequence ATGCGCGGGATTGCCGCTGTGCGCGTGGTGGCATCCCTGATGGCGTGTGCCGCGCTGCTGTTTCCCACGCTGGCCCGTGCCGAAGTGACCACCGTGCGAGCGCACGGGGTGACGTGGCTGCAGGGCGGCGGGGCCGTGCAGCCCATCCGCTCGGCGCCGCGCGCGCGGGCGGGCGGCCCGATGATGGTCTCGCTGACACGCGGGAACGATCGCGACCACGGCCGACCTGATAGCGGCCCTGCCATTGATTCCGCTAGCGGTTCCAACATCCGCGCCCACCTCGGGCCGGATATCCGCGCGAACCTCGGCCCGGACATCCGCGCGAACCTCGGCCCGGCCATCCGCGCCAACCTCGGCCCGGACATCCGCGCCAGCATCGGCCCGGACATTCGCGCCAACCTCGGTCCCAACATCCGCGCCAACCTCGGGCCGGACATCCGCGCGAACCTTGGGCCGGACATCCGCGCCAACCTCGGCCCGGACATCCGCACCAGCATCGGCCCGGACATTCGCGCCAACCTCGGTCCCAACATCCGCGCCAATCTCGGCCCTAACCTCGTCCACAACATCGGCTCCTATAGCGGCTCCCCTAACGGCCCCGCTATCCGTCCCAACACCGACCCCGGTAGCAACCCCGACACCGACCCCGATAGCGATCCCAACACCGACGCCGATAGCGAAGTCGCCGCAGTCCCCTTCATCGGGCTGCCCGGCCTCGCCAGCATGTTCCCGGCGCCCGCGCCCCGCACCGGCGACCTGCTTCGCACCGTGCTGCCATTCGTCACGCAGGCCGCCTCCGACAATCGCCTCGACCCCGCGCTTCTGCTCGCCGTGATTCACGCCGAATCGGGCTTCAATCCCGCCGCGCTGTCGCCGAAAGGCGCGGTCGGCCTCATGCAGCTGATGCCCGCAACCGCCGGGCGCTATGGCGAGCCCGACCCGCGCGACCCCGCGCGCAATGTGCGGGCCGGTGCCGCGCATCTGCGTTACCTGATCGGCCGCTACGGCGACCTGCCGCTCGCGCTGGCCGCCTACAACGCCGGCGAAGGCGCGGTGGAGCGCCACGGCCTCCAGATCCCGCCCTACGCGGAGACGCAGCAATACGTGCCGCGCGTGATGGCGCTGTATCGCGGCTATCAGGCCCGGCTGCCGAATCCTCTGAATCCCTGA
- a CDS encoding type II secretion system F family protein, with the protein MRIAIIFLICLAVIAMIGALVYSMRRLTGVVPQENRAYLDPLPKSLRKLWPLVRFVEHHFLWLVPRAVLARTEEQLRLTGMSFVMTASQFTALSLVSALLFALMLWVSMLGIHTFSLPVLALGALGGFFYPRLWLRDVRKRIVAQVTKQLPIFLDFLTLSVEAGLNINGAMTQAVEKGPAGTLQREFEHVLRDLKAGLSRSEALRRMDDRLRMKEITNFAGAVIQAERMGSGLAQTLRFQSEQRRTERFQRAEKQAMEAPVKLIFPLVVFIFPVTFIVLGFPIVMKFMQEGLL; encoded by the coding sequence ATGCGCATAGCGATTATTTTCCTCATCTGCCTGGCCGTCATCGCGATGATCGGCGCGCTGGTCTACTCGATGCGCCGGCTCACGGGCGTGGTGCCGCAGGAGAATCGCGCCTACCTCGACCCGCTGCCGAAGTCGCTGCGCAAGCTGTGGCCGCTCGTCCGCTTTGTCGAACATCACTTTCTGTGGCTCGTGCCGCGCGCGGTACTGGCGCGCACCGAAGAGCAACTGCGCCTGACGGGCATGTCGTTCGTGATGACCGCGAGCCAGTTCACGGCATTGTCGCTGGTGTCGGCGCTGCTGTTCGCGCTGATGCTGTGGGTATCGATGCTTGGCATCCATACGTTCTCGTTGCCCGTGCTCGCGCTGGGCGCGCTCGGCGGCTTCTTCTATCCGCGGCTGTGGCTGCGCGATGTGCGCAAGCGCATCGTGGCGCAGGTGACCAAGCAGTTGCCGATCTTTCTCGACTTCCTGACGCTGTCCGTGGAAGCGGGCCTCAATATCAACGGCGCGATGACGCAGGCCGTGGAGAAGGGGCCGGCCGGCACGCTGCAGCGCGAGTTCGAGCACGTGCTGCGCGATCTCAAGGCGGGCCTTTCGCGCTCGGAGGCGCTGCGGCGCATGGACGACCGCCTGCGCATGAAGGAGATCACGAACTTCGCGGGCGCGGTCATCCAGGCGGAACGCATGGGTTCGGGGCTCGCGCAGACGTTGCGCTTCCAGTCCGAGCAGCGCCGGACCGAACGGTTCCAGCGCGCGGAGAAGCAGGCGATGGAAGCACCGGTCAAGCTGATCTTTCCGCTCGTGGTGTTTATCTTCCCGGTGACGTTCATCGTGCTGGGCTTCCCGATCGTGATGAAGTTCATGCAGGAGGGGTTGTTGTGA
- a CDS encoding TadE/TadG family type IV pilus assembly protein has product MNRNRIRGASMAEFIVVLPILLLLCLGIVQFGLLYQAKATLDYAALQAARAGALDHGRNASMRSGLARGLAPLFTHSADLIGQQKALLYVNSIELLKPGAYRIDVINPTSAALQDFGKTNQYAGQTVREIPNDTLSFRSTSAGGSSGISIQDANLLKIRVTYCYAMAVPFANRTIFSLMNAIDDIYATGKPGSGLPKRPNTCYALSTVEGSWRIPLESEAIVRMQTPYRGG; this is encoded by the coding sequence ATGAACCGCAACCGCATCCGTGGCGCCAGCATGGCGGAGTTCATCGTCGTGCTGCCGATCCTGCTGCTGCTGTGCCTCGGCATCGTCCAGTTCGGCCTGCTGTACCAGGCCAAGGCCACGCTCGACTATGCGGCGCTGCAGGCGGCGCGCGCGGGCGCGCTCGACCATGGCCGCAACGCGTCGATGCGCAGCGGGCTCGCGCGTGGCCTTGCGCCGCTGTTCACGCATTCGGCCGACCTCATCGGGCAGCAGAAGGCATTGCTGTACGTGAACTCGATCGAGTTGCTCAAGCCCGGCGCGTATCGCATCGATGTCATCAATCCGACATCGGCCGCGTTGCAGGATTTCGGCAAGACCAACCAGTATGCGGGCCAGACCGTGCGCGAGATTCCGAACGATACGCTGAGCTTTCGGAGCACGAGCGCGGGCGGCAGCTCGGGCATCTCGATCCAGGATGCGAACCTGCTCAAGATCCGCGTGACCTATTGCTACGCGATGGCCGTGCCTTTCGCCAATCGCACCATCTTTTCGCTGATGAACGCCATCGACGATATCTATGCGACGGGCAAGCCCGGATCGGGGCTGCCGAAGCGGCCCAATACCTGCTACGCGCTGTCGACGGTCGAAGGGAGCTGGCGTATTCCGCTCGAGTCGGAGGCGATCGTGCGTATGCAGACCCCGTATCGTGGTGGATAA
- a CDS encoding OmpA family protein → MSAASSLRPTVLPLLIAAIAMVAGCKEKSKHELPKPGVPKPVTEQSVPATPAAPAPSASASADPPAPAAPKLVNVAGMSAGAFVVNKPRDDQRWLSLINEVPDSVGITANGDGYDAVIALAAPATIERVRFVRAAEISAAKHAQVQVSEQGQDGPWQTVYDADLTAIGSSQRDSRGVSDEAALPTPARARWVRVNFTGGGGGTISVRQFEALAQPAEGAPAERSVSGVYRLLRGFSGASYVAIRQDGATVRGCFGDGEEKGGRVTFRRVAGEFAGGAEPGGYLRYARGSGKDAWRGVMSFSPDGARTAVLEFPGATGGSGTMAQSVNGIGWRVGDYRDACPGDANATDLVDDALEADKRVTLYGVNFDLDADTLRPESRPALDAVVKAARAHPDWHLAIEGHTDSSGGDAHNQDLSQRRAESVRRYLAAAGVAGDHLGAQGFGASRPVAPNDNPAGRAQNRRVEVARQ, encoded by the coding sequence TTGTCCGCTGCATCATCCCTCCGCCCCACCGTGCTCCCTCTGCTGATTGCCGCCATCGCGATGGTGGCCGGTTGCAAGGAGAAGTCGAAACACGAGCTGCCGAAGCCCGGCGTGCCGAAGCCCGTCACCGAGCAATCGGTGCCCGCGACGCCCGCGGCACCGGCACCTTCGGCATCCGCATCCGCCGATCCACCCGCGCCGGCCGCGCCGAAGCTGGTCAATGTGGCCGGCATGTCCGCCGGCGCATTCGTCGTCAACAAGCCGCGCGACGACCAGCGCTGGCTGTCACTGATCAACGAGGTGCCGGACTCGGTGGGGATTACCGCGAATGGCGACGGCTATGACGCGGTGATCGCGCTCGCCGCGCCCGCGACGATCGAACGTGTGCGCTTTGTCCGCGCCGCGGAGATCTCGGCCGCGAAGCACGCGCAGGTGCAGGTCTCCGAGCAGGGACAGGATGGCCCATGGCAGACCGTGTACGACGCCGACCTGACCGCGATCGGTTCGTCGCAACGCGACAGCCGCGGCGTCAGCGACGAGGCCGCGTTGCCCACGCCCGCGCGCGCGCGATGGGTGCGCGTGAACTTCACGGGCGGCGGTGGGGGCACGATCTCCGTGCGCCAGTTCGAAGCGCTTGCGCAACCTGCCGAAGGCGCGCCGGCCGAGCGCAGCGTATCGGGCGTCTATCGGCTGCTGCGCGGCTTCAGCGGCGCGTCGTATGTCGCGATCCGGCAGGATGGCGCGACCGTACGCGGATGCTTTGGCGACGGCGAGGAGAAGGGCGGCCGCGTGACGTTCCGGCGCGTTGCCGGGGAATTCGCGGGCGGTGCCGAGCCCGGCGGCTATCTGCGCTACGCGCGCGGGAGCGGCAAGGATGCGTGGCGCGGCGTCATGAGCTTCAGCCCCGATGGCGCGCGCACCGCGGTGCTCGAGTTTCCGGGCGCGACGGGCGGCAGCGGCACCATGGCGCAGTCGGTCAATGGCATCGGCTGGCGCGTCGGCGATTATCGCGATGCCTGCCCTGGCGATGCGAACGCGACCGATCTCGTTGACGATGCGCTGGAAGCGGACAAGCGCGTCACGCTCTATGGCGTGAACTTCGACCTCGATGCCGATACGCTGCGGCCCGAGAGCCGGCCCGCGCTCGACGCGGTGGTCAAGGCAGCGCGCGCGCATCCGGACTGGCACCTCGCGATCGAGGGCCATACGGACAGCAGCGGGGGCGATGCCCACAATCAGGACCTGTCGCAGCGGCGCGCCGAGAGCGTGCGCCGATACCTCGCGGCGGCGGGCGTGGCGGGCGATCATCTGGGCGCGCAGGGGTTCGGCGCCAGCCGGCCGGTGGCACCAAACGACAATCCCGCGGGCCGCGCGCAGAACCGGCGGGTGGAGGTGGCGCGGCAATGA
- a CDS encoding type II secretion system F family protein, with translation MEIVVVLALIFAVLMFLAWGALFHGRTWFVQRTQRVATEVESNLADLFIFINTQRLAGISALAVFVLPLVVWLVSQNVLFTAVSIPLAFMLPRLWVRRMQTRRLREIEEQLPDSLLMMSGALRAGASFPMALESVAQESRPPVSQEFELLLREIRLGVDLMVALRHMERRIPVPDFLMVTAAISISREVGGNLAETLESVARTLREKQQMEGKIRSLTAQGKMQGWVMTGLPIFLILVLRNMEPKAMAPLFDSPLGWGVLAVIGTMEFIGYQAIKKITHIDV, from the coding sequence ATGGAAATCGTCGTCGTACTCGCTCTGATCTTCGCGGTGCTCATGTTCCTCGCGTGGGGCGCGCTGTTCCACGGCCGCACATGGTTCGTGCAGCGGACGCAGCGCGTGGCCACCGAGGTGGAATCGAACCTCGCCGATCTGTTCATCTTCATCAATACGCAGCGGCTCGCGGGAATTTCGGCGCTTGCGGTCTTTGTGCTGCCGCTCGTCGTGTGGCTGGTGTCGCAGAACGTGCTGTTCACCGCGGTGTCGATTCCGCTCGCCTTCATGCTGCCGCGGTTGTGGGTCCGGCGCATGCAGACGCGGCGGCTGCGAGAGATCGAGGAACAGTTGCCGGATTCGCTGCTGATGATGTCGGGCGCGCTGCGCGCCGGCGCGAGCTTCCCGATGGCACTGGAAAGCGTGGCGCAGGAATCGCGGCCGCCGGTGTCGCAGGAGTTCGAGCTGCTGTTGCGCGAGATTCGCCTCGGTGTCGATCTGATGGTGGCGCTGCGCCATATGGAGCGCCGCATTCCGGTGCCCGACTTTCTGATGGTGACCGCGGCGATTTCCATCTCGCGCGAGGTGGGCGGGAACCTGGCTGAGACGCTCGAGTCCGTCGCGCGCACGCTGCGCGAGAAGCAGCAGATGGAAGGCAAGATCCGATCGCTCACCGCGCAGGGCAAGATGCAGGGCTGGGTCATGACGGGCCTGCCGATCTTCCTGATCCTCGTGCTCCGCAATATGGAGCCGAAGGCGATGGCGCCGTTGTTCGATTCGCCGCTGGGCTGGGGCGTGCTCGCGGTGATCGGCACGATGGAGTTCATCGGCTATCAGGCGATCAAGAAGATCACGCACATCGACGTCTGA
- the cpaB gene encoding Flp pilus assembly protein CpaB, with protein sequence MLKKIKVQSLASNPWVLLVIAVLAAGLLTFWVYRFLEGREDALKARLAEEMNRQQRVSVMVPTRDLPVGTPVDNSAFAARDVPADLVFEDVIRASDFDAVSNLKLVRPVSRGRPVRRADLEALQARDFSDMLEVGKRALTIEIDATNSAAKMLKPGNHIDLYLLTSGAGGGGAKAGGAPGPKDTDKTARMLLSNVVVLATGQDVRPRDLGEAFERQRAAQRNGDPNDEAAGYDSLTLSVTSEQAARIALAQKVGALRAVLRNAADKRETPAIALHERTLFSAEDTGDTVQYIVGNSGGNMLGTVPELPAAAVAGNAAGNDGRGAQADAALAAAQKLAAAQQANMERLASALSGSPPGSVSGTGN encoded by the coding sequence ATGCTGAAGAAAATAAAAGTCCAGTCACTGGCCAGTAATCCCTGGGTCCTGCTCGTGATCGCCGTGCTTGCCGCCGGCCTGCTGACGTTCTGGGTGTACCGCTTTCTGGAGGGGCGCGAGGACGCGCTCAAGGCCAGGCTCGCGGAGGAGATGAACCGCCAGCAGCGCGTATCGGTCATGGTGCCGACGCGAGATCTGCCGGTCGGCACGCCCGTTGACAACAGCGCGTTTGCCGCGCGCGACGTGCCCGCGGATCTCGTGTTCGAGGACGTGATTCGCGCGAGCGACTTCGACGCGGTGTCCAACCTCAAGCTCGTGCGCCCGGTCAGCCGCGGCCGTCCCGTGCGCCGCGCGGATCTGGAGGCGCTGCAGGCGCGCGACTTCTCGGACATGCTCGAAGTGGGCAAACGCGCGCTGACGATCGAGATCGACGCCACCAACTCGGCGGCCAAGATGCTCAAGCCCGGCAACCATATCGACCTGTATCTGCTCACGTCGGGGGCGGGCGGCGGCGGCGCCAAGGCCGGCGGAGCCCCCGGACCGAAGGACACCGACAAGACCGCGCGCATGCTGCTCTCCAACGTGGTGGTGCTGGCCACCGGCCAGGACGTGCGCCCGCGCGACCTCGGCGAGGCATTCGAGCGTCAGCGCGCGGCGCAGCGCAATGGCGACCCCAACGACGAAGCCGCGGGCTACGACAGCCTGACGCTGTCGGTCACCTCCGAGCAGGCCGCGCGCATCGCGCTCGCGCAGAAGGTCGGCGCGCTGCGCGCGGTGCTGCGCAATGCGGCGGACAAACGCGAAACGCCCGCCATCGCGCTGCACGAGCGCACGCTGTTCTCCGCCGAAGACACCGGCGACACCGTGCAGTACATCGTCGGCAACAGCGGCGGCAACATGCTGGGCACCGTGCCCGAGTTGCCCGCGGCCGCGGTGGCCGGCAATGCGGCGGGCAATGACGGTCGCGGCGCGCAGGCCGATGCGGCGCTCGCGGCCGCGCAGAAACTCGCGGCCGCGCAGCAGGCGAACATGGAGCGCCTGGCCAGTGCCCTCAGTGGCAGCCCCCCCGGAAGTGTCTCCGGCACCGGCAACTAG
- a CDS encoding DUF192 domain-containing protein yields MKHGTLWRGEEPLCPRAELAEHARERMRGLLGRASLEASQAMWIPSCNAVHTLGMRMPIDVVFVDGGGTVLAVHANVARGRFRAHWRARATVELAAGRAAALALRAGDRLRFAEAGVRDGEAAA; encoded by the coding sequence GTGAAGCACGGCACGCTGTGGCGCGGCGAGGAGCCGCTGTGCCCGCGCGCGGAACTTGCCGAGCACGCGCGCGAGCGCATGCGCGGGCTGCTCGGGCGCGCGTCGCTCGAGGCCTCGCAGGCGATGTGGATCCCGTCGTGCAATGCCGTGCATACGCTCGGCATGCGCATGCCGATCGACGTCGTCTTCGTGGATGGCGGGGGCACCGTGCTCGCGGTCCATGCGAACGTGGCGCGCGGACGCTTCCGTGCGCACTGGCGTGCGCGCGCGACGGTGGAGCTCGCGGCGGGGCGCGCGGCGGCGCTCGCATTGCGCGCCGGCGATCGGCTGCGGTTCGCGGAAGCCGGTGTGCGGGACGGGGAGGCGGCGGCATGA
- a CDS encoding ATPase, T2SS/T4P/T4SS family, with product MLKLTITARNGASDVYQVGHACSIGKDPACDIVLKGLLIGKLHARIENREGHYYLEDEGGIASTMINGNPVTSYGPLTAADRIEIGNYTLAVAVNGQANGHSQAATPVRPNDETVAGPVAVSGAVSDPMSRPVPTSMSGRVSAPTVPPQMAAATPSAVPGPTPATPATPPNPSTPTMMSPAAPRPAAGRHEDESLAPINSAFGIELRKAAHQALISAMDLRRVNVARMPEEELRQLVGGLLDDILDGDKRYNTPQIPRGVLKKSVFDEVIGLGPLEELLADDAVTEIMVNRHDEIFVERSGRLARSSVIFTDDRAVLGAIERIVAPLGRRIDESSPMVDARLKDGSRVNAVIPPLALKGPNITIRKFSKRKLQARDLVAFGSMSPQMVEFLRVAVERRANIVISGGTGSGKTTLLNVLSNFIPDDERIVTVEDAAELQLTQSNLVSLEARPANMEGKGAVPIRDLVKNCLRMRPDRIVVGECRGGEALDMLQAMNTGHDGSLTTAHANSPRDCLSRLEVMTLMAGLDLPVQAIREQVCSAVDIIVQQTRFSCGSRRVTYITEVSGMETGVVQLQDVFNFRQDGYDEQGRIRGRFVSTGYIPDFYQDLIRRGISVDTSIFGEQPA from the coding sequence ATGCTCAAGCTGACCATCACGGCGCGCAACGGCGCCAGCGACGTGTACCAGGTGGGACACGCGTGCTCCATCGGCAAGGACCCGGCCTGCGATATCGTGCTCAAGGGGCTGCTGATCGGCAAGCTGCATGCGCGCATCGAGAATCGCGAGGGGCACTATTACCTCGAGGACGAGGGCGGGATTGCCTCGACGATGATCAACGGGAATCCCGTGACGTCTTATGGGCCGCTGACGGCGGCGGACCGGATCGAGATCGGCAACTATACGTTGGCGGTGGCGGTGAATGGCCAGGCGAACGGGCATTCGCAGGCCGCGACGCCCGTGCGTCCCAATGACGAAACCGTCGCCGGGCCGGTCGCGGTTTCGGGCGCGGTGTCGGACCCGATGTCGCGCCCGGTGCCGACTTCCATGTCGGGTCGGGTGTCGGCCCCCACTGTACCGCCCCAGATGGCGGCCGCGACGCCGTCCGCAGTGCCCGGGCCGACCCCGGCGACACCGGCGACACCACCGAACCCATCGACACCAACGATGATGTCACCGGCCGCGCCACGGCCCGCCGCCGGACGGCACGAGGACGAGTCCCTCGCCCCCATCAACAGCGCATTCGGCATCGAGCTCCGCAAGGCCGCGCATCAGGCACTGATCAGCGCGATGGATCTGCGGCGCGTCAACGTCGCGCGCATGCCGGAAGAAGAACTGCGCCAGCTCGTGGGCGGCCTGCTCGACGACATCCTCGACGGCGACAAGCGCTACAACACGCCGCAGATTCCGCGCGGCGTGCTCAAGAAGAGCGTGTTCGACGAAGTGATCGGCCTGGGCCCGCTCGAGGAGCTGCTCGCCGACGACGCCGTGACCGAAATCATGGTCAACCGGCATGACGAGATCTTTGTCGAGCGCTCGGGACGGCTCGCCAGATCGTCGGTGATCTTCACGGACGATCGCGCCGTGCTCGGCGCGATCGAGCGCATTGTCGCGCCGCTCGGCCGCCGCATCGACGAATCGTCGCCGATGGTCGATGCGCGGCTCAAGGACGGCTCGCGCGTGAATGCCGTCATTCCGCCGCTCGCGCTCAAGGGCCCCAACATCACGATCCGGAAGTTCTCGAAGCGCAAGCTGCAGGCGCGCGACCTCGTCGCATTCGGCTCCATGTCGCCGCAGATGGTCGAGTTCCTGCGCGTGGCCGTGGAGCGTCGCGCGAACATCGTGATCTCGGGCGGTACGGGCTCGGGCAAGACCACGCTGCTCAACGTGCTCTCGAACTTCATTCCCGACGACGAACGCATCGTCACCGTGGAAGACGCCGCGGAACTGCAGCTGACGCAGTCCAACCTCGTCTCGCTCGAGGCGCGGCCCGCGAACATGGAAGGCAAGGGCGCGGTGCCGATCCGCGACCTCGTCAAGAACTGCCTGCGGATGCGGCCGGACCGCATCGTCGTGGGCGAATGCCGCGGCGGCGAAGCGCTCGATATGCTCCAGGCCATGAACACGGGCCACGACGGCTCGCTGACCACCGCGCACGCGAACTCGCCGCGCGACTGCCTGTCGCGGCTCGAGGTCATGACGCTGATGGCGGGACTGGACCTGCCCGTGCAGGCGATTCGCGAGCAGGTGTGCTCGGCCGTGGACATCATCGTGCAGCAGACGCGCTTCTCGTGCGGCTCGCGGCGGGTGACGTACATCACCGAGGTCAGCGGCATGGAGACGGGCGTGGTGCAGCTGCAGGATGTGTTCAATTTCCGGCAGGACGGGTATGACGAGCAGGGGCGCATTCGCGGCCGCTTCGTCTCCACGGGCTATATCCCCGATTTCTATCAGGACCTGATTCGCCGCGGTATCTCGGTCGACACGTCGATCTTCGGCGAACAGCCGGCGTAA